AATTTCTGGATATCCCAGAGCCAACAAAGTatttttttgaaatgtagttgtaatGTAGAAGACAGGGTGGCAATGTATCTTCAGCAGCTCCGAGAAACATCAGATGACATCACGATCAAATCATCTATTTTTGCAGTTGATTGAGGGAGGGGAATATCCTGGAATACAGCCACCTACAGCCATGGCTCAATATCTCATCTAATAATGACAATTCCAACAGTACAGCAGTCGTTCAATATTATGTGAAAGTAAGCAACAGTTTGGATTATGGGCTCTGACAAACCCACAACCTCAGTATCAAAGATTGTCAATAAATTGACCAAAGTTTGGACCGTGGTAAACTTGGTTCCTGTCTCTGAATTTAAAGATGGTGCAGAACACAAAGAGACTTCTTTAATCATGAAAAGAGATGAAATAGAAATATTCAAACAAGGAAGCAATCTCTTTCTAAACGTATTCCTCTTACTAACCAAAAGTAATAAATGGCTCATCTTTCCATTGTTGTGCAATTCCCACTCTGGGATCTTGTACATTAGCTTATTTGGATAATGACGCCTTGATGCAGCTAGTGTGGATTTAATTGTGTGGGAGTGGGTCTAAGTAGATGTTATATCAGACCAAGAgagttgaatcaatgaataattcTGAAACCCATGCTTAAAGATTGAATTAAGTTGTTTAGAATGTCCCATTTCTTCTTTCAGTCCTAGCATTATAGGACTTCACCAATACTGACAAAATATTGTTCAAGTCGAACTTAAATTTCCTGCCAATTTCATTACAATAACATAAAACTGTCAAAAATAGTTAAATCTGCTCTCTCTAAGgtatgaaaattaaaatgttatgtATTTAAGAAACTACCATTGGGGAAGCttttcccatttctcctgattgaCCTAATACATtagttctatttctctctccacatagtGCCTGACCTGCAGAGTATTTCCATGTCTTGTGTCATAAAAGTCCTTCCCAAAACGGAACTTTACAAGTTAGAACCCCTGACAAGACAGTAAAATAGTATTGTTTGCTACAGCTGAGAATCTAGTGGTAGATTAAGGTAAACCTCTGAGCAATTGCTCAGAAAATTCAAGGCTAATACTTTGTAATAGACCATAATTTATAGGAGCATTATTAGACCATttgactgctccaccattcgatcatggccaaaatgtttctcagccccattctcacGCCTTCTCCCTAGAATCCTTAATCCTAATTTAGAACCTAGCTACCTCTGCCCTAAATACACTCTGTCGTAAATAGAAGGCACAGATTGTTTGTTAGTGGATAAACTGACAGATAATCATAAAAACTATGGAGATTTGGGCATTTTTCAGTGTTCAATGCACTGTATAAATTCACATTGTACTTATATGGTTTACTTGTAATCTTTTTCAGGCCACCTGCTTGATATGCAATCAGATTGGGCACATCTTAGAGCTCGGAAACACAAGATATCAAAACTACAGGATACTGCTATTCAGGTGAGGTCATTTACACCTTTTCTGCTGCAAAATTTTGTTTCATGGAAAACTCACTGTGCACgttagaggccatttggcccatcaagcctgtaccagccctccgaagaatatcccacccagagccaccctatccctgtgaccccacatttcccatagctaatttacctaatctacacatctttggactgtgggaggaaactggagcacctgaaaaaaacccacacagacaagggataACCtgaaactacacacagacagttacccgaagcTAGAaccaaacttgggtccctggtgctgagaggcagcagtgctaaccactgagccaccatgtcatccaCAAAATCTCTGCTATCAAACCCACAAAGACCAATATCCATTGGATCTTGAGTCCAAATTCTAACCACTTGGCCATCTTGATCGGAGGTAAAGAAAATCCTTGTAGGAGTgtggcactgttggaggatcagtgctgagggagcacctcactgtccgagggtcagtgctgagggagcaccacactgccggtgggtcagtgctgagggaatgctgcactgtcagagtgtcagaactgagagagtgccacactgttggaaggtcagtattgAGAGCGTatcacactgttggaaggtcagtgctgagagagtgccacactggcagagggtcaatgctgagggagtgccgcactgttgtaggttagtgctgagggaatgccacaccgtcaaaggatcagtgctgaaggagagccgcactgtcagagtgtcagtgctgagggagtgccacactgtcgagaggtcagtgctgaggcaatgTGGCACTGTTGGAGGCTCAATGctaagggagtgcagcactgttggaggcaCAGTGTTGAGGGAACGccacaatgtcagagggtcagtgctgagggagtgccgcactttcgtaggtcagtgttgagggaatgccacactgtcagaaaatcagtgctgagggaatgccacactgtcggagggtcagtgctgagggagtgcggcactgttggAGGCTCAAtgcagagggagtgccacactgtcggagggacagtgctgagggagtgcagcactgttggaggctcaatgctgagggaatgccacactggcagaggatcagtgctgaggaagtgccgcactgtcggagggtcagtgctgaggaagtgctgcactgtcggagatcagtgctgagggaatgccacactgtcagaggatcagtgctgagggagtgccacactgtcagagggtcagtattaagGGAAcaccgcactgttggaggctcagtgctgagggagtgttacactgttggaaggtcagtgctgagggagtgccgcactattggtgggtcagtgctgagggattgccgcactgtcagagagtcaatgCTGAGAGTGTCCCATACTGTTGGTGGGTAAGTACTGAGGGTCCCTGTGGAAGTGCAGCACAGGAATATTCTGTCAGGTTTCCTTTGTGATAAGATCTGAAACTGAAGGTGTTCAACCCTCTCGGGTGGATGGGAAAGATTCTGTAGGTGAATTTGAAGAACACTACAGCAGCCCTCCCATAATTCTAGCCAACATTCAAACATTACCTAACAACATAAAAAGATTTATCTCACTACTTCTTGTGGAATCTtccagcacagtggttagcactgctgcctcacagcgccagagaccagggttcaattcccaccttaggcgacggtctgtgtggagtttgcacgttctccctgtgtctgcgtgggtgtgctctggtttcctcccacagtccaaaaatgttcaggttaggtgaattggccacgctaaattgcctgtagtgttaggtgaaggggtaaatgtagggtttgggtgggttgtgggttggtgtggacttgttgggcctgtttccacactgtaagtaatctaatctaaaggaataTTCTGTTCCGTTTCCAAATGATAAATGAGTGGATCTCAAAAGCAGTTTGTTTTCTGTAAAACACCGTCAGTTGTCCTCAGGATCTCCAAAAAGCTATAGGGATGCacgttttgttttatatatttactgAATAATGTAAATTCGCTGAGTCGCTCCTGTCATTTTGGTTTTTCTGATCATGATTATTTTGGTTTCTTTCAGGAACAATGAAGGACAGACTTGAAGAATTGATCGAATGTTCAAAATTGTCCCAACAGCAAGCAGAGACCGAAGATGAGGTGGATTCCACTCGTGAAGGCTTGGTATTTGAATGTGACTTCATTCTGCAGGTGCTTCACAAAGAAGTGCAACAAATCCAAGAGGAAAATGGGCGCCTGAAAGTGGACATTAAACGTCTAGGAAAGCAGAACACTCGCTTCCTGACCTCGATGAGACGTCTTAGCAGCATAAAGCGGGATTCAAACTCGATTGCAAAAGATATAAAAAGTCGGGGTGAGAAGATCCACCGGAGGCTGCAGGACCTAAACAATTACATCAAGGAGATAACGAATACACATGGGCCTAATGCTGCCATTGTTCGGATCGCCCAGGCACAGCACTTTGTTGTCTTGCACACTTTCCACAACGCCATGTCGGAGTATAACAAGGAGGAGATGAGGCAACGGGAAAACTGCAAGACCCGGATCCAGCGGCAGCTCGAGATCATGGGAAAAGACATTTCCAACAACGAGATGGAGGAGATGATAGAACAGGGGAAGTGGGATGTGTTCTCCGGAAACCTGCTGAGCGAAGTGCGAGGGGCACGCACTGCTCTGTCAGAAATTGAGCAGCGGCACCGGGAGCTGCTGGAGTTGGAGTGTCGTGTCCGTGAGATCCATGACTTGTTCCTGCAGATGGCAGTTTTGGTGGAGGAACAATCAGAGACCCTCAACAACATCGAGATAAATGTGCAGAAGGTTCAAGATTACATGGGTGAGGCCAAAGTGCAGCTGAAGAAAGCTGTGGAACACAAGAGAAACAACATTTGTCGAAAGATCTTCTGCTGTTGTTGCCTCTGACAGAACATGTGCCTGCCGTCATTGTGTCAATCCAGTGAAATACTCTCATCTCCAAACAGATACTTTCACATTGGATTTTGAATCAAAAGCTAGATTTTGTCCCTTTCCACCAGAGACCACATCAATTAGAAAGGAAGTTGTATTGCAGAGTTTCCTTTGCCTCCTACAGCTATACATGTAGGGCATCCACTCTCCCAAATCATCATACCCACTCTCCAAAATTGAAAACTCCTTCCCACATGCATTTTGCCGAATGTTCATTAGTTTTGAATCATCATCTGAAGTTTCTCAAAAGCCAGGCTTTATCACAGACCTGGAGTTGTTTGTCTCTGTCCTGAACTGAAACGAGGGAATGCATCACATTGAAAATCTTCCACCAATCAAGATGACTGAAGTTTTCTTCTATTCCCAGGATGTGGGTCAATGGCCCTCTCTGGTTCATCTAAAAAGATGGTGCTAAGACTTCCATAAGGTCTGTTGCCCCCTTGCTGTTAATCGGTGATGCTTTGAACTTCTTAAAGACCAGCCTTTTTCATCACAGCTGAGTTTGGGTAAATTCTATTGTGTGTTTAGAACAAGAGCTCCTTTTGTGCTTTATTTGCTTTGGGCCATAGCTCCAGGTCTCAGGTTTTTTTCTCTTCCCGCTGAATCTTTGCTTCCTCATTTTGGTCAGAGGACAGTTAGTGCCAGAGGTGAGTGAGAGGGCAGAGAATGAAGAACAGGAGGAAGGATTATGAAGACCTGTACCGTGTGGCATTTGAGCTGATCATCTACTCCTCATAATCACTTCCAGTGCAGCAGGACACAGACAGGGGCTGAAATGAAAGTACTCATAACCAATAAGAGGACAGAAGTTCAGTGATCACAAATTCAAATCCCAGCAATGCCAAATTATGAAAGTGCctttaataaatttaaaacaaagaaatgaaaattctggaaacttaaaaaaacagaaattgctggaaaacacttagcagatctggcagcttggaggagaaagtgaggtctgcagatgctggagatcaaagttgaaactttattgctggaacagcacagcaggccaggcgctatgaagaggtcgagggcaggtaggaggccagcacggggtgtccatccagtgcgccaaactactaccgcgcctcccttgtcagcttctatggagagaaagcagagttaacatttcaggtccagtgacccttcttcagaactctgattCCAGAGTGATTCAGGCTGACTGCTAATGGTGAGAGTGCTAGATGTGGCTGAATGAGCCCTAATTAATGTAACAACACAGGCCACAAAATGTAACCATCCTCCTGGGCTTCATGTGTTGATCGCTGATTCTGGCTAATCAACCAAAGGCAAATACAAAGAATGTTGAGAGAAAGCAGTTTGAGACTCATGTAATCTATTTCCCTATGACCGATAGAGTGGTTGATGGGAATTTACTAATAGCAGTCAGTCCTGCCTCATAGACAGGACTGGGATAGATGGTGACTTGTTTCCATTCTGGAAAGATGGGTTCTGAAATGCTTATCAATGTCCAATCTATCATCTCTGACATGTCTGGGGCTGATGGTCCTCGAAGGGTCAGGTAGATGATTGGTTAGGAGGATTGTACGCTCTGTCTGACACCTCAGCTTCGCTTCTGCATGCTCCCAATGATGTGTCTTAAAATGTTCAGTGTCTTCTTGAACAAACCTTCCTCTGTTTAGATTGTTCACAGCCAGAGCCTTTGAAGAGTTGTTTGGGAATGCCTGACCTGAGTTGTTTGGGAATGCCTGACCTGAGTTGTTTGGGAATGCCTGACCTTTTCAGGGAGGCTGTCAGGGCAGCCcagaaattctgtttttattctgttgTCCTCCTGGGGGTCCCCAGCCGAATGTGAGTGAGTTCTGAGTCAAACAGTTATTTCAGGGAAAACTGAATAAATTCCgaaagaactctggatgctgtaaatcagcaacaaaaacagaaattgctggtaaagctcagaaggttaggcagcatttatggagagaaatcagagttaaattccgggtcaagtgacccttccttagaactctggggaagaattcagatttctgacaaagagtcattcgacccgaaacattaactctgatttctctcctcagatgctgcctgaccagccatGCTTtttcaccaatttctgttttagttactTCAGGGAGCTTAGTGTCAGGCACATGAACAACATGCCCTGCCCAATGAAGCTGGGTTTTAATTATTAGCCCCTTGCTGCTGGGCCGATTGGTTTGGGAGAGGACAATGTACTTGCCACTGGATTTGAAGAATCCTGTGAAGGCATTGCTGTGGAGTTCCCCAATATTTTATTCTGCTTGCTTAGAATGTCAAAGTTCCCCACAGCCAAAAGCAATTTGCCATGTCATTTTAGCTCCATGCAGGGTCCATTATAAAATTCACCAAATGATGGAAGGGAGGTGTTTCTGCTTCTGGTTAGAATCTTACTCCAGGTCTGACACTACCAATCTCACAGCAGTATAACTTTGGTCTCAGTTACTAGAGGCCTGGTTTCAAATTCTAGTTTAATGTTCAAGACTGTTCCAATCAGGatcaaaacaaacatttcataTCAAATTGACCCCTAGTCAAGAgcagttttgtaaaaaaaaattgtaactaATAGATGTCTGAGATTGATGTAGGAAGAGGAGAAGcaagattttaaaacacaaacGTAAAtttgtgtgtagtttgcacgttctccctgcatctgcgtgggtttcctcccacagttcaaagatgtgcaggttaattgaATTGGCCAGGctggcttactctttggaggattggtgtggacttattgggccgaacagcctgtatccgtactgtagggaatctattctaatctaatctaaattattcACATTCATAGTATCTGCAAAATACACCTCGCCATCCACAGCAAGCCTGATTTCTTTCTATGAGTTTGGATTTCAGATCCAGAAACTATTTTGTTTTCAATGAAGAAGTAGTGTATATACAATGTCATTAATTTTCCTTTCAGGATACGGAGAACATGAACAATTTTTTTATACTGTATTGTAAATATTTATAGATTTTGTGTTTATTTGTAAAACTTTGAATACAACCTGATTCTTAATATTTTAATTTGATTGTGTGTAATCTTCTTTAAACTCTAGCTAAAAATACAAAACTCAGTTGCTTTGAAGATAAAATACTTATTTCAAAGGAGACTAGTTTTTGTATTAATTCATGTTGTAATAGGAATTACTACCCAGTGATGTTCAAAACAGAAACCAGATGCCATTATTGTAATTTCCTAAAACAAATGATTCTCTGTTACATGGGGCAGGGATAACTGCGTCACTGAGATTTATCTCCAGTCACTAATCTTGTCATCATAATGTGATTTCGGTGGAATGGGTGCTGAAAATGACTCAGCCGGAAACTTTGGGAATTTCTCCATCAACGTTGTTCTCTTTGAGAAAAGTTTGCTTCAACCCAGACATCAGGATGTAGGGACTTCAAGTGGAACActcattaaaggtgtgaagtttgTCTGGAGTATCTGGAGAGGGCATTTCAACAGGTCAGCTGACATTAGGCACTAGGAGAGAGTTACTAACCACAGACAGAGTCTGATCTGTGTATTATGTCTTTTCATCAATTCTTTTTGTCTTACTGATTTCCCAATGGAAAGAGGTAGACAGTCCAGAAAACACTTGTGTTGCATGACAGTAtggtaatttctttttattaggATATTTTTGTTATTTTAGTGAGCTacatttttaataaaatattCGTATTCAATCCAAACAGAACTTTGAGTGTGTTTCTGTCTTTCCTctatatttaaaatggaaattggcGACAGGTGGAGATGTGGTCTGGTGTACAACATTCCATCTGAGCTATATGGCTGTAATTCGGACCTCTGTGCTTCACAAGAATTACTacttattaaaataaattgattcTAACCACACATAGACAACTATGAATTGTCAACATTTAACGCTACTAATTAAACTTGAACCCTCCTCAAAACATCCTCCCTACATTCCCACGTATACATACAGTCAAACAAAAAACATTGGTTTTGTAGGCAGAGGGGAAAAATAACTGGAAGCCACAGTTTAATAGCACCAGTAAACTAAGTTCACTGAGATGATCGTTTTACTTTGCCAGCACTTATTGttcttcaatttcttttctcCAGGTTCCTATCACTTCTTTGGAGGTGATTAGTACGTTAACAAACTCTCTTCAGTCGCAGCTTTCAGCAACTAGTGGGACAAAATAACTGGCTTCCTTCAGACTGTAGGAGTTTTTATTGCACAAGAGATGCCATATCTCCACCGAGCAGTCCAAAATGTTTTCACTGCATCATTCAAACCCACGTTGTTCAACTGTTGAGACACCAATCAGAGTTGTCATCAAACTGATGACCTTTGGCATCCTCAACTGGTTACAATTCCTCAAATCAATCAACTACCTTTTGTCAGctttgttcactttatatattaatgatctggatgaaggactggggcattctggcgaagttaaccgatgatacgaagttaggggACGGACAGATACTACTGAAGAGGTGgggatgaaattcaacgtgaccAAATGcaaagtcttgcattttggaaaaaagaatacaggcatggactattttttaaacggtgagaaaattcataaagccaaaacaCAAAGAGATCCCTAGGAGTGCTAGTCTAAGATTCTCTAAGGTGAACTTGCATGTTAaatctgtggttaagaaagcaaatgtaatgttgtcatttatctcaagagggttggaatataaaagcagcgatgtgcttctgagactttataaagctctagttaagccccatttagaatactacatccaattttgggccccacacctaagggaggacatactggcactggagcatgtccagcagagactcacacagatgatccctgaaatggtcggcctaacatatgatgaatggctgaggatcctgggattatattcattagagtttagaaggttgaggggagatctaataggaaCTTACAAGATAATCCATGGCAATAAAGATTGAATGCTAGGAATTTGTTTCCGCTAGGccaggagactaggacctgtgggaacagccttagaattagagggggtcaatttagaacagatatgaggagacattttttcagacagagagtgatgggcccgtggaattcattgccacggagtgcagtggaggctgggatgttaagcgtcttcaaggcaaagattgataatttcttgatctcgcaaggaattaagggctatggggagacgGTGGGTAAATAGGCTGAAtgatggacttgatgggccgaatggccttacttccactcctatgtcttatggtcttacagtcttatggtcGTATGGCCAGCTGAGTCTCACTTCGCAAACTCATCCTGGTGCCAGACCATCTCTCCCTGCACTTTTCCTCATTACTTGCAAAGCAACAGTATAAATATAACTTGGaatgagtttcagtaacttgCAATTTGAAAGTACAACAATACCTTCCTTGATCTTCTGTTGTAAAACAGTCTTTCTCCCAATTTAGTCCATAATCAAGTTATAATTAAATGATAGTGTTTAAAAGGAGACATTGagtaatgtggaggaacagaaggactTTTGACACTATGTTCACAGATCTCTAATGGTAGCAAGAAAAGTCAATACGGTGGTTAAAAAGATATATGGGATCCTTTCCttatttagctgaggcatagaatataaaatcCAATTCAtggaacaccaactagccacaaaacgacacgaccagctatccttagtagccacacacgcagatgacaagcaacatgaatttgactgggacaacactactattataggacaagccagggaattcctagaggcatggcactcatccacagattcaatcaataagcacattgacctggacccaatataccgactactgcagcggacagctggaactgacaaccagaagtggcaggttcaaaccactataaatggcggaggaaagatcacagaagcgcttcacaggaggctcccaagcactgaggatgtcacctagacaggggacgaaacgtctgcaacacaaattcccagcttggcgaacagttCTTCATACTGATACAAGTTGAGATCTTATCTTCTGTCATGA
Above is a window of Chiloscyllium plagiosum isolate BGI_BamShark_2017 chromosome 15, ASM401019v2, whole genome shotgun sequence DNA encoding:
- the stx11a gene encoding syntaxin-11a, encoding MKDRLEELIECSKLSQQQAETEDEVDSTREGLVFECDFILQVLHKEVQQIQEENGRLKVDIKRLGKQNTRFLTSMRRLSSIKRDSNSIAKDIKSRGEKIHRRLQDLNNYIKEITNTHGPNAAIVRIAQAQHFVVLHTFHNAMSEYNKEEMRQRENCKTRIQRQLEIMGKDISNNEMEEMIEQGKWDVFSGNLLSEVRGARTALSEIEQRHRELLELECRVREIHDLFLQMAVLVEEQSETLNNIEINVQKVQDYMGEAKVQLKKAVEHKRNNICRKIFCCCCL